The segment GGCGAAACACTTTTCGCCCTTCACGGAGATCGCGGATAAATCCGTCGGACAACTCGTACCCCATCAGGATTCCCATGTTTTCCATAAAATAGACGTCTTCCACCATTCCCAGTTCACGCCCGTTGGACATCATCACCGGGCGCCCTTTCAGCCTGCGCTGTCCGGTGAGCAGGCCGAACCAGCCTCTCTCCCCTTCTTCCAGCGGGCGGATATCTGCATCGCTGTCCACAATCACGGCGTCGGCACCCAGAGTGGAGATCCCTGTGAAAGGGAGATACCTCCCTTTACGAATCCATCCCCCGTTTTCCAACAACAGTCCGACCATCCGCTGATTCTCGTCAAACAGAAGATCCCGGACCGTGCCCAATCGTTTGCCCGTTCCCACATGGATGACCGGAAGACCGATGACGTCCTGAGATTTGCGCAAGGATCCTCACTCCTTCCGCTTCTCTTAG is part of the Kroppenstedtia eburnea genome and harbors:
- a CDS encoding PRC-barrel domain-containing protein; protein product: MRKSQDVIGLPVIHVGTGKRLGTVRDLLFDENQRMVGLLLENGGWIRKGRYLPFTGISTLGADAVIVDSDADIRPLEEGERGWFGLLTGQRRLKGRPVMMSNGRELGMVEDVYFMENMGILMGYELSDGFIRDLREGRKVFRPNSPLTWGEDVLIASMEGQLPQDV